The DNA sequence CTGTCTTCGCCACCTCCCTtcgctgaacacacacaaacacacataaatcaCTGCATGGTTTCTCGTGACAGATTTTGGCTCAGATAGGGACATGGTGAAATCTGAATCACAAAGAAGTCTTACATCATCGGAAACTCTTGGTctgaaagttttttttcaaaaatcaaaACGAATTAAGTAACACTGAAGAGTGTCAAGCTGGGCTGGTGTTAAGTTTGTGGCACAAAGGCTCAACAGTATTTTTATAGCTTTGATTGGACACACTTGTGGATGTATAAATAGTCTAAtgtcaagaaaataaatgattccTTTAggtcagatttgttttttgcacTTCCTCGTTAATTAAGAAAAATATAATGTTAATTCCAAACACTTGATATGAAGACACTAACACTAAGAGATGAAAGCCTTTAGCGAACCTGTTTGAGGTGGTCACTGAGAGCGATTTGGACTCCATTTTTCTTCCTCAGCATCTCACAGGTCATCAGGGTGTAGAAAATAGCAGTGCAGACCAACGGCAGGCAGAAATATGCACTGAATAGCCACCAGTCCTTCGCTGATTTATAGAACTAcatagaggaaaaaaatgagaaCAGCACTGAGTTACGCACAAGCATCTGCTCCAGAGAGCTTAAAGTTAAAGGTGAAACATTTCAATAGTAAATTTAATGGAGTGTATCCCCAGTCTGACCTGGACCGGAGTGAGGGACTCTGGGGTGTGTCTCAAATTCAGACTCGTTGACttgcatttaaaaatcaattcaTCAAAGCACCTCAGTGgagttaaaatgttattttaaggtTGATGCAAGACATGTGAACACACTCGCAGGCGCTGCAGTGTTTTCTTTCAGCCCAGAGAGCGATTACTCCTGTgatacacctttttttttttcctatatgGCAATTTCTGTAAACTCTGTCCAACCCCGATCTAGCCAGGAAGTCTCTCACAGTATGTTAAGTATGCACATATATTCATACTCGAGTCAGCATGTGCCAACATCTGCATCTCCTTGTGTTTCTGTACGTGTCAGTATGTATTATATGAGTGCAGGTTTGCAGCGTGCACAGCTGTGTCAACACACAGTTTTTCTCCACATTGATTTATCTGCCTCTGACGGTCTGTGTGTCACAGCTCACCTTCATAAAGTCGCCTTTCTGCATGGGGTGCAGCAAACAGATCCTCAAGTGTTCTCCTTTGTAGTCCATGGTGATCATGTCGAAGGCAATTGCCTCTGGCACAGCCAGGATGATGGATAATATCCAGATGAGCGCTATCTCAATGGCCATCCACTTTGGAACTCCGATCCCTTTGATGCGGCTCCACGAGGCCACGGCACGATACCTGGAAGATCCAACTTGTGCACTCAGTCAAccaacaaataaacattaaataaaggaatagtttgttgttttgggaaatacagatattcactttcttgctgaggGTTGgctgagaagattgataccactttcATGTCTAAATATGTCTAAAGCCAGCAGCctattagcttagcttagcaaaccagcacctctaaagctcactgaatCCACAACGtgctgtttttacactttgttttctttctgattaaacaaacaagatgtaaTGTCTGAATTATTACGCTTTAGAAGTGCTGACAGGCAGATtttttacctttggacagagccaagcAAACTGTTTCGCCCTGCCTCCTGTGTTGGTGCTAAGCTTAGCTAACCCTCTAatggctgcagcttcatattGGCCGCACGGACATGATGAGAGTGGTGTCAATCTTCTCATTTaattctcagcaagaaagcaaatgagtgtattttcaaaaaaatgtcacattataatttaattattatcaTTCTTGAGTGTTTAATGCTGTTTGTCTGACTGTCAGAAACCTTAGCAGGGTCTATCTTGGTTTAAAGCAGAGATATTGAGTATCACACATCCCTCTCTTATcccaacaaaacagaaacatacatCCTAGCtttttaaaggctaaaaagaaaaaccatACACCATGCATCTATATAAAGTAACATTTGAATATTGTTAATATAAATTATTTcaataaattaaattgaatataGCTCCATTTCAAAAGAAAATATTCGATTTAACATCCTTATTCCAAATTCACAATGTAGTTGACAGTCGTATCCATACtcatctctataaacagatatctgcatatctATGTGAGAACTGTAAGAACAGTACAAAAGTTTTGTATTGGAAGTGTTTTGGTTTCTGAGGtccaagtagtattgaccaatcatgtttgagagGCAGATTGACAGTCTGTGCGGAGAGGCGAAACACATTGGAAACTCTGAACCTACTGGCTATCGTCTGTTGAGGCTTTTATTACATGTATCTATCTGTATTCATATGAAGATAACGGTTTGTAAAggagtcaaaatgaccggcacacagaagaggaagtcttggcccagaTATACAAAGAGGCGAAGTCCCTTCCCGACTGGTGGATCACAACAGgaccttttttttcataaaaaatacgTCAAGTAGAGAaagaattaattattttttatcccCTTTACACCgtgccatgaattacacatATGATGTTTATAAatttaaaagattaaaatttTGTGAGTCGAAAATGCCTAATTAGAATGACTACAAACTATTATTACTATATATATCTATTATCATaatacttaagtcacaatacaatattattgtgattttaaatatgctgcgatatgctgagtattgcgataaaacaTATTGCCATTTATTcccttttttaaactgtaaattacgtccccaaagaaaaactttgtcaacatctgttttatctaataaggtaaagttttcagtctgtctcacttcagccattttttttttttttagcatcagCAGCATATCTAGTGCActaaaaaagcaattgattatattattgtCGCAGGCTACCTAAAGCTGAATTagtatttgtaatattactaacttgtaggataaaaaaaatcaatacttggcactgtgaGATGATACGATATTACCGCaaaaaaatattgcgatactatgctgtatcgactTGAAACCCGAAAGTCGCATAGGTGACCTCATAGATTTTTTTCTTGCTGAAACTGCGATGCCTGTGTGTTTCATATCAGGATGTACTCACACAAACAACGGCTGCTCATTCTTTCACCTCCCAgctgataaaaacaaagaagTCACTGGCTATAACAAATCAGGTCAGACACATTACATCTGTGCGTGGAGCAAAGCTAAGTTACCTGGCTAGTTAGCTGGTGTTGGTGACGTATATCATAAAAGACAAGACATGTAGTTCACTGAGCAGTCTGAACAGACTGCAACTTTCTTGACTTGAACTAAGGTAATAGTCAATGTACTGATCAGAGTTAAAAGCAGCCAGTAGCAGAGATGTCAAAACTCTCCGCTCTGACAATGTTTCTGTGATCTCTGACTGTTAATGTAACCTTAGGAAATGAAAACAGCACCAAAGTTGAGAGGGAGGGTGAGTTTGTGTTGTCTGCTGGTTGTGGCCATGACTACCTGTCAATACTCAAAGCACACAGGCTCAGCACTGTGATCCCCACTGAGGCCTTCTGGACAAACGGGACCAGCTTGCACAGCGTCACTCCAAAGGGCCAGTCTTCTGCCAGGAgctggagggagagacagacaagaGTCGATGACGGAGTTAAACCATGAGAGAGAGTGAAGCAAATCGTCTGGCTCCACACTGTTCTCCCCAGCCTCAGGCATTCAGTGTTGACCAGATATGCGTGAACCTGAACTTATCGGTTTCTGTGACTGTCCAGAGCCttttccccccctcctcctccttcttgtcAGGTTTTATGTTTTGGTCTTGAAAACATAGCGAGGCCTCTGTTTGGCCTCAAGGCATGTCGACCCAGACAGGTACGGTAGCTCCTGAATAACAACAAAACTCTAAACTAAACCTGTACAGTATTAAGACTTTTCATGTCTGCTTTGGATGAGTGACTGGAATGTGAGTGCAGATCAACTGGAATCGTATGGAGCCCCGTATCTCTCCATACCACCCTGTATCTCCTGTGTCCGCTCTGGTATGCAACAGCAACCAGTTGTTTTAACATGCTTGCCCCCTTACCCAAATATACAGACTTTggtcctctctttctcttcctacacacagacacacacacacacacacacacacacacacacacacacacacacacacacacacacaacgagCCCAACAGATAATAACATGCCAGAGACATAAGGGGATATAGAGGGGCTCAGGATCCAGTAAAGTAATAACACGGAAAAAGCCCCCTTTcaagagtgtgtgtatgtgtgagctcCTGAGTTCGTGTGTGTtaggagggtgtgtgtgtgtgtgtgtgtgtgtgtgtgtgtaaaggatTTAAACTCCAATAAGCAACATAATATTTGCATATGACCTTAAAAAACATTGTATTAAACTTTACAACATACACAACATCACAAGAGTGCAACAAAAATCAGTAAAAAGTTAAAGGGGTTTTGAAGTGactggaaacacacaaaaaccagCCTGTTTTTATTACCAACTCGTCAAATGCTGCCATTTTGTCAGTGATCTCAGCgtcacacagaggcaccttttGCGTCAGTATGATAGGCATCAGTTGTTGATACGGCAGTCAGTGActaaactcatcaaatactgttGCTTTGTCAATCATCATCCACATCCATGTGAGATACCGATGCAAAAAGGCACCTTCGTGGCATTATGAAGCGCACCATCCGGCGGCAGCTTGTAACGCCACTGGCAACTACGTGGTGTAAGGAGAGAGAATGTCTCTacagggtgggtgggaggggaggtgaaTGGGCCaaacaaggcaaggcaaggcaagtttatttgtagagcacaattcgtacacaaagtaattcaaagtgctttacaacaaactccagactttgACACGAGAGCCTGTTGTtcgtttcctgtgtgaaaccaaaagtcagtggagttatttCACCAACAAAGTGTGTTATGTGTCGCATACAATGGTAGTTTCATATGTCACCTGACGTTACATGACGTTTGTAACAACCGTACTTATTTTAAGACAAACCATGATTCTAGCTAAACctgaccatgtgcttttgttgcctaaacttaaggaaataaatgtaaaaacaaggtgCTTACCTGCAGTATTTTGAAAAATTGAAAAAGTGTATGCatgtaacgagcagaaactgcatttcctgtgaaaactgaagtgtgttttgaaaagacacaatgcatgcaaCAAGTGCAAATTGACACGCCATCACTGactgtccaaaactgatgcaggagggtacGTACTacgtcatattttgatgtttagTCCACTGAAAAAGCACTGATTTTTGATgagctgggatgagaatgtgtagAAAATGCTGTTAAGGCCAAGATTATCACTATATGGTCTAACTCACCTTGTAAACATTAATAGGAATGCCGATGATGATGTGCAGCAGGTCTCCGAGCGCCAGGCTGCCGATCAGGATGTTGGGTCCGTTACGCATGCACTTATTCTTATAGATGATTCTCAGCAGAGTGGAGTTACCGATAATACCCACGACAAACACCAGGCAGGACACCACCGTGTTGATGTACTTAAAGGTGTCTCGGATTTCTGTGGGCCCAGTGCACATGGGAGGTAGCCGACGGCGGGGCTTAGTGATGTTAGGCCTCACCGGACCCTGCACATCTCTCTCTACAAGGCCAAGTCTCTGGGTGACAGCGAGAAGATCCTGGGGCGTTTGTTTCTTAGGCTCCAGCTGCCCGTCGGCCACAAGGATGTAACCGGCCAAGAGGAGTAACTCCAAGCAGAGGAGATTAACCTTCATCCTGGAGTTAGTTACTCTGGAGTTTGTTACCCAACAACTGATCCTCTTCGAGTGTGCCTGGAACACAAACACCAAGAACGTATTCAGGTCTGTTATCTGACCATGGGAATATTATTATTCTTTGAAAAAACAACCTCAGAGTAGAGCAGGGATATTAAACTCCTGGGTTTATTATGTGACTTTGGCTCCCTCagctttcatgtctacataaacTCACAAAAAACTGCCAACTGAAACCTCAGACACACCCTGCTgaaacattttagtcattttaactTAAGGGACCGTACAAAAGTTATGAGGGGAAGAGAAAAGGGAAAAGATATTATAATTTTAAGGgactatattttattttcattatgtcaACCTTCCTTTGCAACTTCATAGTTACATAAATATTACTAGCAAAAAGACACTTGCACTTGTGACGTGTTTCATAAAGGATTCCATAAGCAAAGGACGGCAGCTGTCTCTGTATCATGGAGTTCTTCGTATGTGCATTGGGGATGCACATTAAtgcaaatttatttattataagcCCCTTGAGATCTCATTATTCGAGGGTTTCCAACACATAATATAAAGTAACAACATTAacatggaaacaaacaaacagatagataaacatgcagacaaaagaaaaactgactACACAAACATAGTGAATAAAAAAGTTGCCAAGGACATACATATGACCATTAATGTTTCTTAAAACATAGAGATCGGAGCATTCTTAAACATGccaaatgatgtcacagatAAAATGTTACATGTAAAATATTTCCATCAGAGGGAGCCTAACACATAAAAGCTtgttttccagttgctgttgaaATACAGAAGTTATATAAAGGTTATACGGTTTAATAAGAGGTGCATGATAAAACTTGTAAAACTTATTTTTAACATGCATAGAGGATTGTATTGCAGTCGAGAGGAGTTTAAAGTGAACAATAATTAGGAGAGCCTTGTTTGTTGTTAACAATATGAACCCTACCTCACCACCCAAATAAATTTTATACAGTCCCTAAACTTGTCAATTAATGTTCCAAAGTCACTGCTTTTCAAACTCTTACTTACCAAACTCCAAACTGAGGCAGAAATCCTGCCAATATTTGTGCCTCTGAGATCAAACTTCCCCAGTAACTCTCAAGCTCTCAGGACAGAGAAAAGTTCCCAAATTGGAGGGATGCTGCTCCTGCAGTGACAGTCCAGGCATCTCCAACAGCAGCTGTCCTCTCTGTCACTGGTGTCAAAGTGAAAAAGCTCCAGCTCTGTGCTCCAGACGTTCCTGGCAGTAGTTCTCTCCTCTCCAGTACTGGCCGCTCAGTCTCAGTGTTCACAGTCTTAAGAGTCTGCTGAGTTTGATCCCTGCCCTCCAACCCCTCCTCTTCTAAtgtggaggagggggtggaggaaGACAGGGGAAGTTTTTCAGTGTTCATCAAAGTGCCCTCAGTTAAATGGAGGGAACGGTGAAATTATAAATCAGTTCATAAGGAGTGTGTTGTTGGTACTCAGTGGTGACTTTATAGTGCTTGctctatttttgtattttatcccCAAATGGCTTCATCCAATAATAATCCCACAAACACTAATCATAGCTATTTTATTTGTCCTATTAAAATGTTTCAGTGCTATGCTCCCAATTTTCAAATGGTGAAACAAAAGCCATATTTGATTTCATTCAACCTGCATCATTTACATcgacatttttaaacaaaatatttattgtCCACTACTTTTTCATATAAAGCTGCAGATGCAAACATTGGTGCATCTTGAACCCTTAAAGTTAAGATAAATCTAAAAAAGGCTCTTTATCCCTTTTAGATCACATCCCAGGTCACATTGTGCACCAATTTAACAATATGTGCCAAAATAGcacaaaaaaatctaatcaTATTTTCTTCCTGTAAAACAGAATATGATGTGTGCTTATGTCAGTTAGTAACAACCAATGTAAACCAATAATATCATGACATCCACTGTCAGTCAATCTGTAACTTTTAGCTACAGACATAAGgttaagttagctagctagcaacagcAAGCAACATCAGTGTGTCTTCATTTCCCCCCCAAAAACTGGTTACAAGTCCGTTGGCTGGAGGTAACTGACTTGGGGAAAGTGGTATTTGCGACAGCTCCAGATTATGAGCGAGGCATTTTACAGTACCTCAGCAAATAATGTTACATGGAGCATGAGATGCTTTGTCTTACTATCCAATCAGCCTTACACAGTCAGGGCCTTTCTGTTATGAAACGCCCACCCAAATTAAATTCCTCCAAACCGCCTGCCTATCCTGTTCCAGATACTCTCGAAATGCCATTTCATCTGGACTTGAAACAAGAGTCTACACTAGCTGTGACATCAGCACAGCAGTGCtaaagctaaatgctaacagcattttaacatggtcACGATGGGGATGCTAACATGCTGTTAAGCAGGTTCAATGTTAACCATCTTCACCAccttagtttagtgtgttagcatgctaacacatgcTGATTAGAACTCAACATAAAGTAAAGCAAAGTCCTGTCCAAATACCCGCACTTCCCTGAAGTGCACTTGCTGAAAGTACAGTTAGGGGCGTAAGTGTGCAAGGGACCGACGCTGTTTAAAAAGGAGAATTGGGACAGCTGTGTACACATCACTTCCATTTGGGTCCAGCTGGTCCATTTCCTAGGAGACGAAAGATGGCGTTAGAggaaataacattgtttgcagcactgctgctgcaaatgaTGAATAGATACAATCAGCAAATGATGAGGAGGATTAGGAGCCACAGGATAAGGCGGCATCTACATCAGATCCAAGTATTGATGGTGATGCCCAGCCAACTGgtaaattaaattttactctTGAATTTAcctgttaataatgtgtatattaGCTGTAACGTCTTTTTTTACTCTACCGTTAACGTAGCCTAGATTACCGTTATTCCTattaaaacgtttttttttgCTTGGATAAATTGTGGTAAATTgtgatataaaataataataattaaagacaTAATCA is a window from the Epinephelus fuscoguttatus linkage group LG15, E.fuscoguttatus.final_Chr_v1 genome containing:
- the ednrba gene encoding endothelin receptor Ba; protein product: MKVNLLCLELLLLAGYILVADGQLEPKKQTPQDLLAVTQRLGLVERDVQGPVRPNITKPRRRLPPMCTGPTEIRDTFKYINTVVSCLVFVVGIIGNSTLLRIIYKNKCMRNGPNILIGSLALGDLLHIIIGIPINVYKLLAEDWPFGVTLCKLVPFVQKASVGITVLSLCALSIDRYRAVASWSRIKGIGVPKWMAIEIALIWILSIILAVPEAIAFDMITMDYKGEHLRICLLHPMQKGDFMKFYKSAKDWWLFSAYFCLPLVCTAIFYTLMTCEMLRKKNGVQIALSDHLKQRREVAKTVFCLVLVFALCWLPLHLSRILKLTIYDEKDPNRCELLSFFLVLDYIGINMASVNSCINPIALYMVSKRFKNCFRSCLCCWCLPAEMLMDEKQSCMKLKVTERASDQSNSRMTNKSTTA